A portion of the Bacteroidetes Order II. bacterium genome contains these proteins:
- a CDS encoding BamA/TamA family outer membrane protein has product MVIKSVKFLGLTDIEERFIREQMAVRALQKITYKALQEDLERILNQFIGQGFLLTRVYIEDALVDSQEQAGWHLVIRVEKGPPVKFSGLVLTNPTRIKSEYIRAVLGLKSTQWMTQFDPETARTRLQEMGVFEQVASVEVKIDPNLDAQVVVKAQDRPPGSFDLALGYLPKSQAQKAGVVGNGTLLLRSVMGRGEELQAQINRMPGQSNQAEIAARWPFVMGLPIRFRGKWTGQQRDSTFNQSGFELETGYVQANRLEFFASVDRRSIRPGVKGNKDGLARSDAWFVGIGVGYEMADSRVNPRKGAQVVSVLQQGKKDVQRLDGARESVNQQRLSVVLRIFVPTFRRQVWVLGGDFRALFSPFWDDADLFRFGGATSLRGYNEEQFKGNAGGRCFTEYRYQLDAASYAFVFFDGGMLQTPKSVGNTANRLVRMGYGVGLQYSTPLGLMQVSYAANPEEGPANGRLHIGLKLGL; this is encoded by the coding sequence ATGGTTATAAAATCAGTTAAATTTCTGGGACTTACCGATATTGAGGAAAGGTTCATACGTGAACAAATGGCGGTACGGGCATTGCAAAAGATAACGTATAAAGCCCTTCAAGAAGATTTGGAGCGCATTTTGAATCAATTTATAGGGCAAGGTTTTTTATTAACTCGTGTATATATAGAAGATGCTTTGGTTGATTCACAGGAGCAGGCGGGTTGGCATCTGGTGATACGAGTAGAGAAAGGGCCGCCCGTGAAGTTCTCTGGCTTGGTCTTAACAAATCCTACTCGCATCAAATCGGAATATATACGTGCGGTGCTGGGGCTGAAATCCACCCAATGGATGACGCAATTTGACCCCGAAACTGCGCGTACTCGGTTGCAAGAGATGGGCGTTTTTGAACAGGTGGCATCGGTTGAGGTTAAAATTGATCCCAACTTGGATGCGCAAGTAGTGGTGAAGGCGCAAGACCGTCCACCAGGGAGTTTCGACCTTGCGTTGGGCTATCTTCCAAAGTCTCAGGCGCAAAAAGCAGGTGTGGTAGGAAACGGAACCCTTTTGCTTCGGAGTGTAATGGGGCGTGGCGAAGAATTACAAGCCCAAATCAATCGGATGCCCGGACAGTCGAATCAGGCCGAAATAGCTGCCAGATGGCCTTTTGTGATGGGTTTGCCTATCCGGTTCCGAGGGAAATGGACAGGACAACAGCGAGATTCAACGTTTAACCAATCAGGATTTGAATTAGAGACAGGGTATGTGCAGGCAAACCGTCTGGAGTTTTTTGCATCGGTGGATCGGCGCTCGATTCGTCCGGGGGTAAAAGGGAATAAAGACGGATTGGCACGTTCCGATGCGTGGTTTGTAGGGATCGGGGTGGGTTATGAGATGGCTGACAGTCGCGTAAATCCACGAAAGGGCGCTCAAGTGGTTTCGGTGTTACAGCAAGGTAAAAAAGACGTGCAACGGCTCGACGGAGCACGTGAGTCTGTCAATCAGCAGCGGCTTTCGGTGGTATTACGGATCTTTGTGCCCACCTTTAGGCGTCAGGTATGGGTCTTGGGGGGCGACTTTAGGGCACTCTTTAGCCCTTTTTGGGATGATGCCGATTTGTTCAGGTTTGGTGGAGCAACCTCCCTGCGTGGTTATAATGAGGAACAGTTTAAGGGAAATGCTGGTGGGCGTTGTTTTACAGAATATCGGTATCAATTGGATGCTGCATCATATGCGTTTGTTTTTTTTGATGGGGGCATGTTACAAACCCCAAAATCTGTAGGAAATACGGCCAATCGTTTGGTACGGATGGGTTATGGTGTAGGCCTACAATACAGTACACCACTGGGCTTAATGCAGGTTTCTTATGCCGCCAATCCGGAGGAAGGCCCTGCAAATGGGCGGCTACATATCGGTCTGAAACTGGGTTTGTAA